A genomic window from Solanum stenotomum isolate F172 chromosome 10, ASM1918654v1, whole genome shotgun sequence includes:
- the LOC125878438 gene encoding elongation factor G, chloroplastic — translation MAAESVTRMSSAASSLCNFNGSQRPVPVSNRVTSSRRNRCVKLQSLASASMSEFFGSSRVFSVNGSRSLGLSQKTRKNGFSVIAMAAAEEEKRTVPLKDYRNIGIMAHIDAGKTTTTERVLYYTGRNYKIGEVHEGTATMDWMEQEQERGITITSAATTTFWNKHRINIIDTPGHVDFTLEVERALRVLDGAICLFDSVAGVEPQSETVWRQADKYGVPRICFVNKMDRLGANFFRTRDMIVTNLGAKPLVIQIPIGAEDTFKGLVDLVMMKAIVWSGEELGAKFSYEDIPADLQELAEEYRALMIETVVELDDDVMEKYLEGVEPDEATIKQLIRKGTISGNFVPVLCGSAFKNKGVQPLLDAVVDYLPSPVDVPPMNGTDPDNPEVIIERAPSDDEPFTGLAFKIMNDPFVGSLTFVRVYSGKLTAGSYVLNANKGRKERIGRLLEMHANSREDVKTALTGDIVALAGLKDTITGETLSDPEKPVVLERMDFPDPVIKVAIEPKTKADIDKMAQGLIKLAQEDPSFHFSRDEEINQTVIEGMGELHLEIIVDRLKREFKVEANVGAPQVNYRESISRNAEVKYVHKKQSGGSGQFADITVRFEPMEAGGGYEFKSEIKGGAVPKEYIPGVMKGLEECMSNGVLAGFPVVDVRAVLVDGSYHDVDSSVLAFQLAARGAFREGMRKASPQLLEPIMKVEVVTPEEHLGDVIGDLNSRRGQINSFGDKPGGLKVVDALVPLAEMFNYVSTLRGMTKGRASYVMQLAKFDVVPQHIQNQLAKKEEAAAA, via the exons atgGCAGCAGAGTCAGTGACAAGAATGTCATCTGCTGCTTCTTCACTCTGTAACTTTAATGGGTCTCAAAGACCCGTACCCGTTTCTAACCGGGTCACTTCTTCTCGGAGGAATCGATGTGTTAAACTACAGTCACTTGCTTCTGCTTCCATGTCTGAATTCTTTGGAAGCTCACGAGTGTTCTCTGTTAATGGTTCTAGAAGCTTAGGATTATCTCAGAAAACAAGAAAGAATGGATTTTCTGTTATTGCTATGGCTGCAGCTGAAG AGGAGAAGAGAACAGTTCCTTTGAAGGACTATCGCAATATAGGAATTATGGCTCATATAGATGCAGGGAAGACAACTACAACGGAACGTGTCCTTTACTATACTGGCAGAAACTATAAAATTGGCGAAGTGCATGAGGGAACTGCCACAATGGACTGGATGGAGCAAGAGCAAGAGAGGGGGATTACCATTACTTCTGCTGCTACTACCACCTTCTGGAACAAGCATCGTATCAACATTATTGATACTCCTGGTCACGTGGACTTCACTCTTGAAGTGGAGCGTGCCCTTAGGGTTTTAGATGGTGCCATATGCTTGTTTGACAGTGTTGCTGGTGTGGAACCTCAATCAGAAACTGTTTGGAGACAAGCTGATAAGTATGGAGTCCCAAGGATATGTTTCGTAAATAAGATGGATCGTCTTGGAGCTAATTTCTTCCGAACAAGAGACATGATAGTAACAAACTTGGGTGCTAAACCACTTGTAATTCAGATTCCAATTGGTGCAGAGGATACATTCAAAGGATTAGTTGATCTTGTGATGATGAAAGCTATTGTTTGGTCCGGAGAAGAATTAGGGGCAAAGTTTTCCTATGAGGACATTCCTGCTGATCTTCAAGAGCTAGCTGAGGAGTATAGGGCACTGATGATTGAGACTGTAGTTGAATTGGATGATGATGTTATGGAGAAATACCTGGAAGGAGTTGAACCTGATGAGGCAACCATCAAACAGTTGATCAGGAAGGGAACTATCTCTGGCAATTTTGTCCCTGTATTGTGTGGCTCTGCTTTCAAGAACAAGGGGGTTCAGCCACTTCTCGATGCAGTTGTGGATTATTTACCTTCTCCAGTTGACGTGCCACCCATGAATGGAACCGACCCTGATAACCCCGAAGTGATCATTGAGAGGGCCCCAAGTGATGATGAACCATTTACTGGTTTGGCATTTAAGATCATGAATGACCCTTTTGTCGGGTCTCTCACATTTGTCAGGGTATATTCAGGAAAGCTTACTGCAGGATCATATGTATTGAATGCAAACAAAGGCAGGAAAGAGAGAATTGGCAGACTTCTGGAAATGCATGCTAACAGCAGAGAGGATGTAAAGACAGCGTTGACTGGTGATATTGTTGCTCTTGCTGGATTGAAAGATACAATTACAGGAGAGACATTGTCTGATCCCGAGAAGCCTGTTGTGCTTGAGCGCATGGATTTCCCAGATCCTGTTATAAAGGTTGCAATTGAACCTAAGACCAAAGCAGACATTGATAAGATGGCGCAAGGCTTAATAAAACTGGCTCAAGAGGATCCGTCTTTCCATTTTTCACGTGATGAGGAGATTAACCAGACAGTTATTGAGGGAATGGGAGAATTACATCTTGAGATCATTGTAGATCGACTGAAAAGGGAATTTAAG GTGGAAGCTAATGTTGGAGCTCCACAAGTAAACTACCGCGAGAGCATTTCCAGGAACGCAGAAGTGAAATACGTGCACAAGAAGCAGTCTGGTGGTTCAGGACAGTTTGCTGATATCACAGTAAGGTTTGAACCCATGGAAGCAGGCGGTGGatatgaattcaagagtgaAATCAAGGGAGGTGCAGTGCCAAAAGAATATATTCCAGGTGTTATGAAGGGATTAGAAGAATGCATGAGTAACGGGGTACTGGCAGGCTTTCCCGTTGTTGATGTTCGTGCTGTGCTGGTAGATGGCTCTTACCATGATGTGGATTCAAGTGTTTTGGCATTCCAGCTGGCTGCTCGGGGAGCTTTTAGGGAAGGGATGAGAAAAGCTAGTCCACAATTGCTAGAACCCATAATGAAGGTTGAAGTAGTAACACCAGAAGAACATCTAGGAGATGTGATTGGTGACCTTAATTCAAGGAGAGGTCAGATCAACAGCTTTGGAGACAAACCGGGAGGTCTCAAA GTGGTGGATGCTTTAGTTCCATTAGCAGAGATGTTCAATTACGTTAGTACCTTGAGAGGGATGACAAAGGGTCGTGCATCGTATGTTATGCAATTAGCCAAATTTGATGTTGTCCCTCAACACATTCAAAACCAGCTTGCCAAAAAGGAGGAAGCAGCAGCTGCTTAG
- the LOC125878466 gene encoding 14 kDa proline-rich protein DC2.15-like: MTKFGASSIALVLTLNILFFTMVSSTNVPCPPPPHPKPHYPTPTPSTPSSKGKCPKDTLKLNVCADLLGDLLHLVIGSSPAKTKCCSLIEGLVDLDAAICLCTALKANVLGINLNVPLSLSLLLNNCGKYAPKNFQCK; the protein is encoded by the coding sequence atgactaagtttgGTGCATCCTCAATTGCCCTTGTTCTCACATTGAACATTCTTTTTTTCACTATGGTTAGTTCAACTAATGTCCCATGCCCACCACCCCCACACCCCAAACCCCACTACCCTACCCCTACCCCCTCGACCCCATCATCAAAGGGTAAGTGCCCAAAGGACACACTTAAGCTAAATGTTTGTGCCGATTTATTGGGTGACTTATTGCACCTTGTTATTGGAAGTAGCCCAGCCAAGACTAAATGTTGCTCTTTAATTGAAGGACTTGTTGACCTTGATGCCGCTATTTGCCTTTGCACTGCCCTTAAAGCCAATGTGTTGGGAATTAATCTAAATGTTCCACTTTCACTCAGCTTGTTGCTCAACAACTGTGGCAAATATGCCCCAAAGAACTTCCAATGCAAATAA
- the LOC125843179 gene encoding auxin-responsive protein SAUR36-like has protein sequence MSNYKCIKICDKSSIKLILXRRNGRIGNKRLSCASRAISKLCKLGVLLKQSAKGLCSGKSNSGYIRVGQEPIDLKQVSVPKGHLAVYVGEKEDDTCRIVVPVIYFNHPLFAELLREAEMVYGYKYPGRIQIPCRISEFENVKSRIAATGGGELRWRQSY, from the coding sequence tataaatgtattaaaatatgtgataaatcatcaataaaacttATATTANGGAGAAGAAATGGAAGAATTGGAAACAAGCGGCTGAGTTGTGCAAGCAGAGCAATTTCAAAGCTCTGTAAATTGGGGGTTTTGCTGAAACAGAGTGCTAAAGGACTGTGTTCTGGGAAATCCAATTCGGGTTACATTCGGGTCGGGCAAGAACCGATTGATCTGAAGCAGGTGAGTGTACCGAAGGGACACTTAGCTGTATACGTGGGTGAGAAGGAAGACGACACGTGTAGAATTGTGGTGCCTGTGATATATTTTAATCATCCTCTGTTTGCTGAATTGTTGAGGGAGGCAGAGATGGTTTATGGGTATAAATATCCGGGTCGGATCCAAATACCATGCCGGATATCCGAATTCGAGAACGTTAAATCAAGAATCGCCGCCACGGGTGGTGGAGAGCTGAGGTGGAGGCAGAGTTACTGA
- the LOC125878445 gene encoding vacuolar-processing enzyme beta-isozyme — MMGSCNFTVCVTLMLLVMVGAISFEPKIDTRLGRAYRFWDPLIRSPVDRADDETEEDGGGVRWAVLVAGSNGYGNYRHQADVCHAYQILKRGGLKDENIVVFMYDDIAKSELNPRPGVIINHPNGSDVYAGVPKDYTGEHVTAANLYAVLLGDKSAVKGGSGKVVNSGPNDRIFLYYSDHGGPGVLGMPNMPYLYGKDLIEVLKKKYAAGTYKEMVLYIEACESGSVFEGLMPENLNIYVTTASNAEESSWGTYCPGMDPPPPSEYITCLGDLYSVAWMEDSESHNLKKETIKQQYEKVKERTSNSNNYNAGSHVMEYGSKKIKPEKVYLYQGFDPATVNLPANKIDFAQLEVVNQRDADLLFLWERYKKLEDNSLEKAKLWKEITETLQHRQNLDGSIDAVGVFLFGPIKGGSVLSSVRKPGLPLVDDWECLKSTVRLFEAHCGSLTQYGMKHMRAFANICNNGISRDAMEEAFMAACNGHIEEYSAANRGFSA; from the exons atgATGGGGTCCTGTAATTTTACAGTATGTGTAACCTTGATGTTGTTGGTTATGGTGGGAGCTATTTCTTTTGAACCAAAAATTGATACAAGGTTAGGTAGAGCCTACCGCTTCTGGGACCCCTTGATACGATCGCCGGTAGATCGTGCTGATGATGAAACGGAGGAAGACGGTGGAGGCGTGCGGTGGGCGGTTCTTGTGGCTGGTTCAAATGGGTATGGAAATTATCGGCATCAG GCAGATGTATGTCATGCCTACCAAATCTTGAAAAGAGGTGGATTGAAAGATGAGAACATAGTAGTATTCATGTACGATGACATTGCCAAGAGCGAGTTGAATCCTAGACCAGGAGTAATAATCAATCATCCAAATGGTAGTGATGTCTATGCCGGTGTGCCTAAG GACTATACCGGTGAGCACGTCACTGCAGCAAACTTGTATGCTGTGCTTCTTGGTGATAAAAGTGCCGTGAAAGGTGGAAGCGGGAAGGTCGTCAATAGTGGACCGAATGACAGGATATTTTTGTATTACTCCGATCATGGTGGTCCAGGGGTGCTTG GAATGCCCAACATGCCTTACCTTTATGGCAAAGATTTAATTGAGGTCTTGAAGAAAAAATACGCAGCTGGGACCTACAAAGAGATG GTCCTCTATATTGAAGCTTGTGAGAGCGGTAGTGTCTTCGAGGGTTTAATGCCTGAAAACTTGAACATTTATGTGACGACCGCCTCAAACGCTGAAGAAAGCAGTTGGGGGACATATTGCCCAGGAATGGATCCTCCACCTCCATCAGAATATATCACATGTTTGGGGGACTTGTATAGTGTTGCATGGATGGAGGACAG CGAGTCTCATAACCTGAAGAAGGAAACAATAAAACAGCAATACGAGAAG GTGAAGGAAAGAACTTCCAACTCCAACAACTATAATGCTGGATCTCATGTTATGGAATATGGAAGCAAAAAAATTAAGCCCGAGAAAGTTTACTTGTACCAAGGATTTGACCCTGCCACCGTGAATCTTCCTGCGAACAAGATCGATTTCGCACAATTGGAGGTGGTCAATCAGAGGGATGCTGATCTTCTCTTCTTATGGGAAAGA TATAAGAAGCTGGAAGACAATTCACTCGAGAAGGCCAAGCTTTGGAAAGAGATTACTGAGACACTGCAGCATAGGCAAAATCTTGATGGGAGCATAGATGCAGTTGGAGTGTTTCTTTTCGGTCCAATAAAGGGTGGTTCTGTTCTCAGCTCTGTCCGAAAACCTGGTCTACCTCTCGTCGATGATTGGGAATGCCTAAAATCAACG GTTCGCCTTTTCGAGGCACATTGTGGTTCGCTGACACAATATGGCATGAAACACATGAGAGCATTTGCAAACATTTGCAACAATGGTATCTCAAGAGATGCTATGGAGGAAGCTTTTATGGCTGCTTGCAATGGACATATAGAGGAGTATAGCGCTGCGAACCGAGGCTTTAGCGCTTGA
- the LOC125878444 gene encoding hsp70-Hsp90 organizing protein 2 → MADEAKAKGNAAFSAGNFTDAINHFTEAINLAPTNHVLYSNRSAAYASLGKYSDALSDAQKTVDLKPDWAKGYSRLGAAHSGLHHYDDAVYAYKKGLEIDPNNEGLKSGLADAQSAQARSRGPAAPPSPFGDAFSGPEMWTKLTADANTRGYLQQPDFVNMMKDIQKNPSNLNLYLKDQRVMQALGVLLGVKLSTRMPEEDDEMPEASTERKRPAETEHVKEEKHPEPEPEPEPMEVPEEEKEIKEKKAKAQKEKEAGNAAYKKKDFETAIQHYTKAIELDDGDISFITNRAAVYLEMGKYEECIKDCDTAVERGRELRSDYKMIARALTRKGTALAKLAKSSKDFEVAIEVFQKALTEHRNPDTLKKLNEAEKAKKELEQQEYFSPQIADEEREKGNQFFKEMKYPEAVKHYTESIKRNPNDPKAYSNRAACYTKLAALPEGLKDAEKCIELDPTFVKGYTRKGAVQFFMKEYEKALKTYQEGLKLDPQNQELLDGVKRCVEQINKASRGDLTPEELKERQAKGMQDPEIQNILTDPVMRQVLSDFQENPKAAQDHMKNPLVMDKIQKLINAGIVQVR, encoded by the exons ATGGCCGATGAAGCTAAGGCCAAAGGTAACGCCGCTTTCTCCGCCGGCAACTTCACCGACGCTATTAACCACTTCACTGAAGCCATCAATCTTGCTCCCACCAATCATGTTCTTTACTCTAACCGATCTGCTGCATACGCTTCATTAGGGAAATATTCCGATGCTTTATCCGATGCACAGAAAACAGTTGACCTGAAACCCGATTGGGCGAAAGGGTATTCTCGTCTTGGTGCTGCACATTCTGGACTTCACCATTATGACGATGCGGTTTATGCTTACAAGAAGGGGCTTGAGATTGATCCAAATAATGAGGGTTTAAAATCGGGTCTTGCTGATGCTCAATCAGCTCAGGCTCGATCTCGTGGTCCGGCGGCTCCGCCGAGCCCGTTTGGTGATGCGTTTTCCGGTCCGGAGATGTGGACTAAGTTGACTGCGGATGCGAATACAAGGGGTTATTTGCAACAGCCTGATTTTGTTAACATGATGAAGGATATTCAGAAGAATCCGAGTAATTTGAACCTTTATTTGAAGGATCAGAGGGTAATGCAAGCACTTGGAGTTTTGTTAGGTGTGAAGTTGTCGACTAGGATGCCGGAGGAGGACGATGAGATGCCGGAAGCTTCGACGGAGAGGAAGAGACCAGCGGAGACGGAGCATGTGAAGGAGGAGAAGCATCCCGAGCCTGAACCAGAGCCGGAGCCAATGGAAGTGCCTGAGGAGGAGAAGGAAATTAAAGAGAAGAAAGCGAAAGCACAGAAGGAGAAAGAGGCGGGTAATGCAGCTTACAAAAAGAAGGATTTTGAGACTGCAATTCAGCACTACACTAAGGCTATTGAGCTTGATGATGGAGACATATCTTTCATTACTAACCGTGCTGCGGTCTACTTGGAGATGGGAAAG TATGAGGAATGCATCAAAGATTGTGACACAGCTGTTGAAAGGGGGCGAGAGCTAAGGTCAGACTATAAGATGATCGCAAGGGCTCTGACTCGCAAGGGAACTGCCTTGGCAAAGTTGGCTAAAAGTTCGAAGGATTTTGAAGTTGCAATTGAGGTTTTCCAGAAAGCTCTGACTGAGCATCGCAACCCGGATACCCTTAAGAAACTGAATGAAGCTGAGAAGGCGAAAAAGGAATTAGAGCAGCAAGAGTATTTCAGTCCACAAATAGCAGATGAAGAGCGTGAGAAAG GAAATCAGTTCTTCAAGGAGATGAAGTATCCGGAGGCGGTTAAACATTATACTGAATCCATAAAGAGGAATCCCAACGATCCGAAG GCTTATAGCAACCGAGCTGCCTGCTACACCAAGTTAGCTGCATTACCTGAGGGGCTCAAGGATGCTGAGAAGTGCATTGAGCTCGATCCAACATTCGTAAAGGGTTACACCAGGAAGGGTGCCGTTCAGTTTTTCATGAAAGAGTATGAAAAAGCTTTGAAAACTTACCAGGAAGGATTGAAGCTTGATCCTCAGAATCAGGAACTCCTAGATGGTGTTAAGAg ATGTGTTGAGCAAATAAACAAGGCAAGCCGTGGAGATCTAACTCCAGAGGAGCTCAAAGAAAGACAG GCTAAGGGGATGCAAGATCCAGAAATTCAGAACATCCTTACAGACCCAGTAATGAGACAG GTGCTAAGTGACTTCCAGGAGAACCCAAAAGCTGCACAAGATCATATGAAGAACCCTCTTGTCATGGACAAGATCCAGAAATTGATTAATGCAGGAATTGTGCAAGTTAGATAA